DNA sequence from the Myxosarcina sp. GI1 genome:
AGCCGATAGCATTGTCGAAGTTTCCAGCCTCTACACGCCCGAAGCAAAGATTGAAATCGAAGCAATTGCTGTAGTGAACGAGGTGCGTCGCGACGTAGGTTGAGAAGTTGATTAAGGATTTTCCGCTCTTGTTTACTTAAGCTGACAATACCAATTACTTCCGCAGTTAGTGAAAGCGCAATGACAGCTACATTTGTTCACAACTATTTAGAATAGGCTGGAAATGAGTATTAAAATTGAAGTTTACTTGGACTACGTGTGTCCTTACTGCTTTTTGGCAAAACAGACTTTAGATGAAGTTGCCAAAGAACAAGAGGTAGAAATAGAGTGGATGCCTTTCGAGTTAAGACCCTATCCTACACCTACGCTCAAACCTGAAGACGATTACCTACCGAGAGTATGGCAACAGTCTGTTTATCCCCTGGCAGAAGCAATGGAAATTTCTATTCAATTACCTAGTATTTCGCCACAGCCATATACTCACTTGGCTTTTGAAGGTTATCAATTTGCCAAAGCACATGGCAAGGCAGAGGCTTATAACAACAAAGTACTAAAAGCTTTTTTCCAAGAAGATCGTGATATTGGAGAACTTGAAGTACTCGTACAATTGGCAGAAGAAATTGGTTTGCCAAAACAAGAATTCAAGCAGGCTTTAATTGAACGTAGATATAAAGCTATTCATCAGCAGGCTTTGAAACACGCTTGTGAATCAGTAGGAGTAACTTCTGTACCTACATTGGTAATTGGAGAACAAATATTCCCAGGTATGCCTCGAAAAGAAAACTTACAACAAGCGATCGAGGTAGCAAAAGCGAATTGACGCTCGAAATGACTGCACAAGCTAGATTAGTCGGAATTTATCAACGCTAAATCATCAAGTATCTAAAAAATATGACATCAACAACCAACGTACCCCATCTTCTTAGTCCTTTAGAGAAAAGCTTATCTTTAAAGAATCGTGTCGTAATGGCTCCTATGACTCGCGGACGAGCAGGAGAAGAAAGAACTCCTAATTCCTTGATGACAGAATATTATGCTCAACGTACGGGTGCGGGCTTAATTGTTTCTGAAGGTACTGCGATCTCTCTACAAGGTTATGGCTGGAGTCATAGTCCAGGAATTTATATTTCCGAACAAATAGAAGCATGGAAAGAGGTAGTTAATGCGGTACACGCCCAGGGAACGCCAATTTTTTTGCAACTATGGCATACGGGTAGAGCATCCCACAGCAGTTTTCAGCCGAATAATCAGCTTCCCATCGCTCCATCGGCAATCAAAATTGAGGGAGCCCAAGCCCACACACTTGACGGTAAAAAGCCCTACGAAATACCTAGAGCTTTAGAAACCCAGGAAATTCCCAGAGTAATTGAGGAATATCGTCAAGCAGCAGCAAATGCCAAAGAATCGGGTTTTGATGGCGTAGAAATTCACGGGGCAAACGGCTATCTAATTGATGAGTTTTTACAGTCGAGAACAAATCAGCGCACCGATAAATATGGTGACAGTATTGAAAATCGCTATCGCTTTTTAAAAGAGGTGCTAGAAGCAGTATTAACTGTTTGGGATGCGGGAAGTGTAGGAGTTAGACTTTCTCCCAACGGTAATTTTAACGACATGGGTTCGCCTGACTACCGTGACGCTTTTACCTATATTGTTGGACAACTAAATAACTATAAATTAGCATATTTGCACCTGGTTGATGGTTTGGCTTTTGGCTTTCATGAGTTAGGAGAACCTATGACCATCGCTGAATTTAGAAAAATCTATGATGGGGTGTTAATAGGTAACTGCGGTTACGATCGCCACTCAGCCGAACAAGCGATCGCCTCGGGAAATGCTGATTTAGTGGCATTTGGTAGACTATATATCAGCAACCCCGATCTAGTAGATCGTTTTGCCAACAACTGGAAACTAAATCCCGATGCGGAGATGGGTATTTGGTATTCCCCTGGTGCAGAAGGTTATACTGATTTTCCTACTTACAAAGAAGGGTCGTGATTACATTAATTACTGATTAGATTGGCGTACAGGGCGTTTGAGTAGCAATTGATACTGCTGATGAACTTAACAAATACCAGTAGGGCGATCGCTAACGCTAAAAATTTAATGGCTCACCCACGCTCAAAATAACCTAAATTGAGCTTGTAAATAATAACAAAAGTTCTGGGAGAGTCATTTATTATGGTTCTGCATCCGCATGGCATCAAATCTATCCCATCTCTCACCAAAGAAATAGCCCGAAAAGCTTTTCCTAAAGGAAATATATACATGACCCTGAGAGATAAATTAGGGACATTTTATGACGATGAGGACTTTGCTGAACGCAGCGCGTACGCGCAGATCGTCGTCTAGCGACGACTGGCAAAGCCTTGCTTTGCGCTTCATTTGAAGGTCAACCAGCTCTACATCCTGGGCGTTTAGCTTTGATCTGTGTAATGCAGTACATGGCTAATTTATCTGACAGAGGAACAGTAGAAGCCGTCGCTGCCCGAATTGATTGGAAATATGCTTTGGGAGAATGGAGTTGAGCGAAGGGAGTTTTGATTCTTCCGTACTGACTTTATTTCGTTCTCGATTGCTTAATGGGGGCAAAGAAAAACTGATATTGGATAAACTCCTAGAACGTTGTCAGAAACTTCAATTGATAAAAGCCAAAGGAAAAGCCCGAACTGATTCTACTCATATCCTGGCAGCAATTTGTAACTTGAATCGTCTCGAATATGTCGGTGAAACTTTGAGATCCGCTTTAAATGCGTTAGCTGTAATTCATCCAGATTGGTTATCGAATTTAGTCGCTCCTGACTGGTTCGACCGTTACAGCAAACCTGTTGAAGAATCTCGATTGCCAAGAGGTACAAATGCTCGTAATGATTATGCTCAAATAATTGGACGAGATGGCATGAAAATTTTGGCTTCTATTTACGACGATCCGACCACACCTCAATGGCTTAAGAAAATTCCAGCAATCGAAACTCTGAGAATTACTTGGGTACACCAATACTGGATTGATAACGGTCAACTTCATTGGCGTAGCCATAAAGATTTACCACCAGCAGGAATTAGAAGTAATTCTCCCTACGATCTCAAAGCTCGTTATGGCAACAAACGAGACACCACTTGGCTTGGCTACAAGGTTCATCTGACTGAAACTTGCGACAAAGAGCGAGTTCATCTGATTACCAATGTTCAAACGACAGAAGCTCATTTAGCCGATGTAGACCAAACTGAATCAGTTCATCAATCTTTGGCTGATAAAGAGTTATTACCATCTCAGCATATAGTTGATGCTGGTTATGTAGACGGTGCTTTGTTGGTAAAAAGTAAGCAAAAGTATGACCTAGAATTAATTGGACCAGTCCGCGAAAATGTAAGCTGGCAGTCTAAAATCCCTGATGGTTATGATTTAAGCAAGTTTAAAATTAATTGGAAA
Encoded proteins:
- a CDS encoding alkene reductase codes for the protein MTSTTNVPHLLSPLEKSLSLKNRVVMAPMTRGRAGEERTPNSLMTEYYAQRTGAGLIVSEGTAISLQGYGWSHSPGIYISEQIEAWKEVVNAVHAQGTPIFLQLWHTGRASHSSFQPNNQLPIAPSAIKIEGAQAHTLDGKKPYEIPRALETQEIPRVIEEYRQAAANAKESGFDGVEIHGANGYLIDEFLQSRTNQRTDKYGDSIENRYRFLKEVLEAVLTVWDAGSVGVRLSPNGNFNDMGSPDYRDAFTYIVGQLNNYKLAYLHLVDGLAFGFHELGEPMTIAEFRKIYDGVLIGNCGYDRHSAEQAIASGNADLVAFGRLYISNPDLVDRFANNWKLNPDAEMGIWYSPGAEGYTDFPTYKEGS
- a CDS encoding DsbA family protein; the protein is MSIKIEVYLDYVCPYCFLAKQTLDEVAKEQEVEIEWMPFELRPYPTPTLKPEDDYLPRVWQQSVYPLAEAMEISIQLPSISPQPYTHLAFEGYQFAKAHGKAEAYNNKVLKAFFQEDRDIGELEVLVQLAEEIGLPKQEFKQALIERRYKAIHQQALKHACESVGVTSVPTLVIGEQIFPGMPRKENLQQAIEVAKAN